In Leopardus geoffroyi isolate Oge1 chromosome B4, O.geoffroyi_Oge1_pat1.0, whole genome shotgun sequence, the DNA window TTCTACCAAATCTAACAGAGATCTCTGAGAAGCTCTAGCATACTGAGGGCCCAGGATGGCCAAGAAGAAAAATACTCCAAGGCAGGGCCACATCACTGGCATAGCACATGGCCACAGTGCCATCATGAAGTTCTCCAGGGATGAATGAAGGCCAGGGGTAAAGAACCCAAGTGAACTCTATTTCAAGAAATTGTGAAATTTATATAGGGAATCTAAGAGTTTTCCAGAAAGATTTTGTTAGGGGTTGAGGAAAAAGTCTTCTGGGTTTTGAAAGTTATAACTGTAGTGGTTGTGAGCTATCAAAACGTAGCTTTTTAATATAGATTTGACTTCTTTGTTACATATAAACTGGTTGCTTTTAATGACTTAATTATAGTTTATGTTAATATGATTTCTATGGCTTTAATGATACCTGCTCTGATTAGtcaccaaaacaaacacacagaagcaAATAATCAACATTGGATAATAATGAAATGCTGGAGGTTTGCTCTCCTCTGCGGTGAATATGCTCTGCTAAAACTACCTTCTCTGAGATACTCAGTCCATGGAAATTTTTAAGAATCTCCATaccttaaaataaaggaaaaaagttctGAAAGCCTGAGAACTACAAGAAAAGCAGCCCtctgttaaaaaagaatcattgtACTGCATGGCCATTTACGGTGTCCTATTAGTAAATGTCCCTCTGGTAGCCACTTTGAGAAAAAGTATATTTCCCCTTCTAGCCTCACCAGGATTTTCTGTTAAACTGTGTCTGACCCTCTTGTATTTAGGGTTAATTTTACTTCTGAGTTGTTATGTAACGTAATGAAGATAATTTCTGCTTCCAACTGACCTGTAAGCACAAGAGAAAGTATAACTCCTCTATTCGCACAAAATAcaatctttctttctattcttgcTTTCACCATTTTCCCCCTTGCAACTGGGAATACACTCCAGAAAACACATTCACTTAAAGTATCCGAAATGGGAGTTGGCTTGTTAGAAGGGTTATGACAACAAACAATAAACAGGGCATTTTTTACAAGTAGAATTAAATACTGGAGTTGTCAACAAAAAAGCATACATGCCCGCTATTAATAAAAGAGTTGTAAACTGCGGACATGCCTGCTGTCCTTGTGATGGGATTCTAAAGCTGAACAGTCACTAGAGAATCCTTTCCTTTACACAGACCATCCGAGTCACAGGGGATTCTGACAAACTGGAATGGCTTTTGCTGGGGGACGGAGGAGAAGAGGCTATACTTTGAAATAAGTGTTTGGATTGTCTAAAATACAGAAGAAGCTTACTCCTAATGCCAAGAATTGCATTGCACACTGTTGCCTTGCTTGGAAGAAACACCAAAGCGCCAGTTAATCCAGAAGGGATCCGTTGCATTTATGTACGGTTTTATAGCTTTCAAAGTGCTGTGAATATATTACTTAAGCCTCACTATTCTGTATCCAGTCTAATActaaaagagaataagaaaaagaaagtagggttccattttacatacattagacagcaaattattttcacattttacacatatatatggtcagagtgacaattatatttctatatatgacATAGCCTAATATTTGCTCcctgttaaataaaagaaaaaaagatgtgtaaTGAAAGGGAAGGCAAGAGATGTATAAGACTGTAGGAAAGGCATGCACATTGATGTTTGGAAACCTACACATAATTCTTCAATATGTCACTTTGAAAAAGATTCCTGGGTTTTCCAGCACTAAACACATCCATTGGCCCTTGGGCTTCTCATAAATCCAACCCTTGTTGACTCACATGTCTATTGTGTCTATATGCAGATGACAGTCACCTGTATTTTAATAACTTAATGATTAACTTCTACCCCCAACCAAGAAGGAATAACAGGAATTTTAGCTCTCTGCccataaataataagaaacacCATAAGGAACAATAGGTTTTGACATTGAACAATGGCAGTGCCACACAGTGATcctcaagagaaaggaaacaatcaagtaAAAATTACAATTCTGGAAACTTAGAGGGGGCAATCCACACAGAATCCAATGATCTTGCTGAGATGAGCAGACAAAGGTTAGAGTTCAGGGAGGTCAAGGTGGCTGGACTTTGCACAGAATACTGGCCATTCATCCAAAATGCTTGAAAGGACAGTGgcatgattttctgttttcagattgtGGTGGTGGAGGGAGAATTATCTGTATAGTACTTTTCCATGAGGTAAAAATGGCACATCATATTCAAATATGTGACATCAGCTCAGGGACATAACCACATTTTGATCAAACAAGGAGACACTACGgtggaaaataagcaaaaagaactGCCTATTTTGCTcttactttgaaaattaattttacaaacaTGGAAATAAAGAATTATAGTGATCAAAGATTGGTATTCtatcaatagaaataaaattggcTAATCTCACTGATattgtattaaattttattttaatatactttaatacatttttaaatgtttatttattttgagagagagagagagagtacaagtgggagagggacagagagagaatcccaagtaggctttgcactgtcagcagagcccaatgcagggctcgataccacaaacccatgagatcacaacctgagccaaaaccaagagtcagacatataacctcctgagccacccagggtgcccctattttaatatttttaagactcAACATATAGTGTCAATAAAGTGACCAGGTATGGGAAATTGagggataaacattaaaaaatacactactATCTAAAatcacaatatatatatttcattggtTTTGAGGCCAAAACAGATAGTATTATTGCTTTCACTTGTATCATGCATTTAGTGGCTCTGATTTAGCCAATGTcactattatttattcatttaagggAATCATTTTAACATCATTCTTACCAATGTGTAAGGTAGAtgctatttctcatttatttttaaaattttttaaatatttatttttgagagagagagcacgagtaggggaggggcagagagaaaaggggacagaggatctcaacTGGGCTGTAACTCatgaacccaacgcggggctcaaactcatgagccgccagatcaggacctgagtcaaagtcggacactgaagtgactgagccactcaggcatcctgatgctgtttcttatttttaaaaaaatatattgaggggtacctgggtggctcagtggttagtgtgtgactcttggtttcagctcaggtcatgatcttgcggttttgtGGGtccaaaccctgcattgggctctgcgctggcagcgctgagcctgcttgggattctccctctctccctctctctgcccctcccctgctggtgctgtgtctgtcctcttaaaataaataaataaacttttttaaaaaaaggcataaacCTACAAGGATATAACtaatgagagaaaaaagcaacatttttttttaatattgaacatttactctgtgctaggcactatttACAGGGAAAAGCACAAAAAAAAGTCCTTTCCctcttaaatcttatttttttatgggaggagacagaagcaaatgagataaataaaataggtaGCCTGTTGGGCTTAAATGCCAAGGAGAGAATAATAAAAGTTGAGAAGATGAATATGAATTATTGGGTTGAAAGAAAGACAggatgcaattttaaatagggtggtcaCTTGAGAAAAgtaacttcaggggcgcctgggtggcacagtcggttaagcgtccgacttcagccaggtcacgatctcgcggtccgtgagttcgagccccgcgtcaggctctgggctgatggctcagagcctggagcctgcttccgattctgtgtctccctctctctctgcccctcccccgttcatgctctgtctctctctgtcccaaaaataaataaaaaaacgttggaaaaaaaaaaaaagaaaagtaacttcAGACAGGACTGTGCCTGGGTGGTGTTTAAAACAGCTAGGTATCTCATGTGTTTGGAGCAgatgagcaaaagagagagagagagaagtagaagagGAGTTCAAAAAAGTAATGAGGGCCAAGATCATGCAGGGCCTTGTAGGTCAAAGAAAAAGGCTTTGGTTGTTACTCTTAAATGAATTTGAAAGACACAGAAGATTTTGAGCAAAGAAGAAACATAATcaaacttaacatttttaaaggtcaCTCCGGCTGCTCGATTGAGTGTAAAGAAGAGGAGGGCAAAGATATAAATTGTGAGCCCTGTTAAGAGGTTATTGCCACACTCTAGGTAAGAGTGATAGAAGCTTGATCAAGGGTTTCAGTAGTGGTTGGATTcttggatatatttttaagttagagCCAAGAGCATTACCTGATATATTAGAAATGGGACTGAACCCAATCTGTCACAGGTTTTGAACTTGAACACTTAGAAGGTTAGAGTTGCCAACAACTAAGATGGGGAGGATTTCGGGAGAGCAGGTTCAGTGTGGTTTATCAGAAAACTCAGTTTGGGCTAACTAGGTTTGAGATGCCAGTTAGACATTCCAGGAGGGGTTTAATTAAATCATGTGTTTATAAtcaatcttttctctctcttatttgtAGTTTACCCATTgataaaacttagaagaaaagagaagtcatCCTTCTGGAAAGACCAGCAATATTGTATAATCATTGCCTCTATTGAAGATACATCAATATGAACAGTGGATAGTGATAAGGTAGGCTATAGATTATGCAAAATTTCTAATAACAATTGTTGACTTACTCCTTTATTTCCACTCAAGagagtgtattttattttaacttgagagagaaagagagagagagaaagtgtgtgtggtggggagggggcaggaagggtcagagaaagagagagagagaaagaacaggtgtgagtgggggagggaggagggagagggagaatatgaagcaggctccacactgagcgtggatgtggggctcaggcccacaaccctgggatcacaacctgaaccaaaatcaagagtcagataatGAACTGaccaagccccccaggcgcccctcaagagaGTGCATTAATATGTAAAATTAGGTGACtatgaaaatagtttcaaatagtTAAAATTATACCAAATAGTTAAAATAGTACCAAATTTCAGTACTTTACctattattagaaaaatattaagtgtgacacttttaacaatagccacaAGTTAAGAACTGAAAAGATAAAGTGAAATCCAATCAGTGATATTTTAGAATTACAAAGACTTTCAGAAATTTTAGTGGAAAAAAGAACACTTAGTTTTAATATCTTACACCCTTTACTTCCTCAGACCTGTTTGTAAATGCATGGAAGCCGGGGTCAGAATCCTAGCTGTATAGTAGATACATATTTATTCTCAAAATCATTCTTCTATTAATGTTTTGTGAAAGAAGCTGTGTGACCCTCTCATTCCACAGTTTAAATTCTCTCCCAAGAGCCATACATGTTCATTAAATACATGCACTTCTTCCCCATGACTTAGTACATCATTTTAAAAGATGTCCAGCCCTCTTCCTTAGCACTGACTGGGGAGGTGGCAGCCATCTCCTCCTCAGCATCATGGCCACCCTCAGACCCCTCACAAAGCCCAAGATAATTAAAAAGAGGACTAGAAAGTTCATCTGGCACCAGTCAGACCTATATGTCAAAATTAAACGTAATTGGTGGAAACACAGAGGCATTGACAATAGGGTGCACAGAAGATACAAGGGCCAGATCTTGATGCCCAACACTGGTTACAAGAGCATCAGGAAAACAAAGCCACTGCTGCCCAGTGGCTTCTGGAAGTTCCAAGTCCACAAAGTCAAGGAACTTGAAGTCCTCCTGTTGTGCAACAAATGTTACTGTCCAGGGATTGCTCATAATGTCTCCTCCAAGAACCACAAGGCCATTGTGGAAAGAGAAGCCCAGCTGGCTATCAGAGTCACCAATCCCAATGCCAGGCTCCACAGTGAAGATAATGAACAGACAGACACTTGTTTTCACATTGTGTTTGTactaataaaaccataaaactttcaaaaaaatatgtCCAATCATAGCTCAGGCTCAGActgagagaatgaataaatagtaTGCACAGACacagtatgtgtgtgtctctcttgtaaatgcacacacacatacacacacacacacacacagatgcacactcATAGGGTCATGGTTTTAGAATAATGATGGTTTTAATATTTGATCCTGCCTCACATTGAAGCTCAATTGACTGAAAGGAATGGTGCAAAGCCATCCTAAATGATGCCAACAATCTGTACTAATTTACAGAGGTTACCAATTGGTCCTTTAGAAGATTCCTGCATTGGAAATGTAACTATTAATTATAATGTTACTGGAACATTTGTAATCACTTCAAAATTAACCTTTATATCCTCAGGAGGTTTGTATTTATAACAGTCACTTGGTGTCTTGTAGAGAAACTAATTAGTCAACAAATGATAAGTacagaaagaagacaaattaGTTCTTCGTTTACTGCTACTTGGCTAAACCATATAATTTgtattgtaattaaaaatttttatattgcaaacaaaaaatatttaattcagggatagataataacaataatttcaAATGTGGCAAGAAAAACATTGATACATTCACTAGGGTTTACTCTTTAGGCActcaaaaagcaaggaaaaaaagtggaaaaaaactgCAATCTAATTATTATCCAaagacttctctctcttccattacCACTGTTGTAATGATGAAGATCCTATCTTCATAAAAGCAagcaaatattttggaataaagaGGACAAAGAACACCCAGGCCTGGGGGATAGCTTATTTCCCTTAATTCAGTAAAACATTTTTGGTCTTTATAATATCTCATAAAAAGTAGTGTTTTCAAATATATGGAGAAAAGATTTACAGGGAAATCCTAGCTCTGTCAGTCAATCATAGAAAGTTACAGGTACCACTAGTTTATGTTATTCATCCTCTCATTTAATAAGGAATTGAAAAGAGGCAGAAGTTTGGGGGCTCAACTTTTGGTCATCTTTATTCTGCATGACAAGGCCTTGATGTTCCTGCTTATTTCGGTTTATTAACAAAATGCCTTTCCCTGTGCTACTTATAGCgctaaaaaaccaaaacacaaaaatggaggcattttgtattttctttcattcagtagaGTGATGACAGAGTTAAATTACATCTTCTTTGTGCTCAAATTTTGTCTGTTCATTTACagcacttttatttcatttctagtaATTGTAATTGATTcttcttcatattcttttcttattctatttctgacaatttttttgtttcacctaatgatattttctattgaaccacccctggaagatttatttttaagtccctTTCAgattgctctgttttttttttttttcttatgtggtTAAATCTTTCTCCCGACTTTCGATGTTGGTAATTATTGTTCTAGTGTTGATTTTTGTCATAGATATCAAAATAATGACTTTGTAGGATGATTTGATAGGgtgtttattggtttgtttttctctccagtGTTCATCCTTTGTGgtctaataattttgaaaatttctctACCTCAATCCTCCAGTCATAGAAGCTTGGTCCAGATTCTGGCTATAGGGCTGTTTCTgcttcctcccatcccccaagATGGAGATTTAAGTAAGCTGTAGCCCAGTGAGagttgcaagtattttttttaaatcatctttcaCAAACAATGAAACCTCAATCCAGCCCTTGCTTTCTATCCATGAGACTTACTCTGCTCCCTGACTCTATATGGGCATTCCTACTGACCGTGTGCCATCAGCCAGAGGAGTATTCCTTGGCTTTAGCCCTATTTATCATACTGTGTTTCAGTCCCATAAATGGGACAGAGATGCTTACCTTTAATGGACCAGTTTTCTAGGGGTTTTAGACTGTGTTCTTCTAAGATCACAAGAAACTGCGTaagttcaaagaaaaaatcatacAGAGGCTACTATTTTTGCTCTCTGTTCTTATTCTCAACCATATTATTATTAGACATTCCTTCATATCCTGGCAGCATATTACCAAACTTAGCTTCCACTGTGGTCTAGTAAAGTGAaagtttttaacataaaatag includes these proteins:
- the LOC123591867 gene encoding 60S ribosomal protein L32-like — encoded protein: MATLRPLTKPKIIKKRTRKFIWHQSDLYVKIKRNWWKHRGIDNRVHRRYKGQILMPNTGYKSIRKTKPLLPSGFWKFQVHKVKELEVLLLCNKCYCPGIAHNVSSKNHKAIVEREAQLAIRVTNPNARLHSEDNEQTDTCFHIVFVLIKP